One Deinococcus radiotolerans DNA window includes the following coding sequences:
- the hmpA gene encoding NO-inducible flavohemoprotein — MLTPTQKTIIRATVPALQAHGDTITRTFYARLFTAHPELLNIFNPANQQTGQQARSLAASVLAYAEHIDRPDTLEPMIRRIAHKHVSLEVQPEQYAVVGEHLLAAIAEVLGEAATPDILGAWAAAYHDLAALMSGTERRLYRAGAAQDGGWTDFTPLRIVRKTRESSLITSFVLERPGGEPLPTYLAGQYVSVKVNVPGDTHWHIRQYSLTQAPTTRQYRIAVKREPGGAVSTFLHDHTLEGDELLVHVPAGDFTLRPSERPAVLISGGVGVTPLLSMLHTVLTETPERPVMFIHAALNRSVHAFRAEVGALAAQHPQLRTLVFYADAQSAGPDRQHAEQVGLISTDTLRPALPEGADVYFCGPAGFVSTLKGILDELGVPVSRRMTETFGPSQQFARPAEALAEPA; from the coding sequence ATGCTGACCCCCACGCAGAAAACCATCATCCGCGCCACCGTCCCCGCCCTTCAGGCGCACGGCGACACCATCACGCGCACCTTCTACGCCCGGCTCTTCACCGCACACCCTGAACTCCTGAACATCTTCAATCCAGCCAACCAACAGACTGGGCAGCAGGCCCGCAGTCTCGCCGCGTCCGTCCTCGCGTACGCCGAGCACATCGACCGACCCGACACGCTCGAACCGATGATCCGCCGCATCGCCCACAAACATGTCTCGCTGGAAGTGCAGCCGGAACAGTACGCGGTGGTCGGCGAGCACCTGCTGGCCGCCATCGCCGAGGTGCTCGGCGAGGCCGCCACGCCAGACATCTTGGGCGCCTGGGCCGCCGCGTACCACGACCTGGCCGCCCTGATGAGCGGCACCGAACGCCGCCTGTACCGCGCAGGCGCCGCGCAGGACGGCGGCTGGACCGACTTCACCCCCCTGCGGATCGTGCGCAAGACCAGAGAAAGCAGCCTCATCACGTCCTTCGTCCTCGAACGGCCCGGCGGCGAGCCCCTCCCTACTTACCTCGCCGGGCAGTACGTCAGCGTTAAGGTGAACGTCCCAGGCGACACTCACTGGCACATCCGCCAGTACAGCCTCACCCAGGCACCCACCACGCGGCAGTACCGCATCGCCGTCAAGCGCGAACCCGGCGGCGCCGTTTCCACGTTCCTGCATGACCACACCCTGGAGGGTGACGAACTGCTCGTGCACGTCCCAGCTGGTGACTTCACCCTCCGGCCCAGTGAGCGGCCCGCCGTGCTGATCAGCGGGGGCGTGGGCGTCACGCCGCTCCTCTCGATGCTTCACACCGTCCTGACCGAAACCCCGGAACGACCGGTCATGTTCATCCACGCGGCACTCAACCGCTCCGTCCACGCGTTCCGCGCCGAGGTCGGAGCGCTGGCGGCGCAGCACCCTCAACTGCGGACCCTGGTGTTCTACGCCGACGCGCAGTCCGCAGGACCGGACCGCCAGCATGCCGAGCAGGTCGGCCTGATCAGCACGGACACGCTGAGGCCCGCCCTGCCTGAAGGCGCCGACGTCTACTTCTGCGGTCCGGCCGGGTTCGTCTCCACCCTGAAGGGCATTCTGGATGAACTGGGCGTGCCGGTCTCGCGGCGCATGACCGAAACGTTCGGACCCAGTCAACAGTTCGCCCGGCCTGCCGAAGCGCTGGCTGAGCCTGCCTGA
- a CDS encoding class I SAM-dependent methyltransferase, with translation MDSARHDSRFDGSVPQLYEQYMVPLIFEPYAAVLAARVVARAPTRVLEVAAGTGVLTRRLARDLPAHVSIVATDLHRPMLDQAAATGTPRPVEWAQADAQHLPFPDATFDLVVCQFGVMFFPDRARAFAEARRVLRPGGQLLFSVWDRLERNEFAHEVQQAMNDVFPEDPPQFMARVPHGYHDLAIIARDLAGGGFEREPEFVTVSESSHADSPRWPAVAFCQGTPLRGEIEARGPGCLVEATDAATAALTRRFGPGPLQGWMQAVLVSATR, from the coding sequence ATGGATTCTGCACGCCACGACAGCCGCTTCGACGGTTCCGTCCCGCAGCTCTACGAGCAGTACATGGTGCCCCTGATCTTTGAGCCGTACGCCGCTGTCCTCGCCGCGCGCGTGGTGGCCCGGGCACCCACCCGGGTTCTGGAGGTGGCGGCGGGCACAGGGGTCCTCACCCGGCGGCTCGCGCGGGACCTGCCCGCCCATGTCTCCATCGTGGCCACGGACCTGCACCGGCCCATGCTCGATCAGGCCGCCGCCACGGGAACACCGCGGCCAGTCGAGTGGGCGCAGGCCGACGCGCAGCACCTGCCCTTCCCGGACGCCACGTTCGACCTCGTCGTCTGCCAGTTCGGCGTGATGTTCTTCCCCGACCGGGCCAGGGCCTTCGCCGAGGCGCGCCGGGTCCTGCGGCCAGGCGGGCAGCTGCTGTTCTCCGTCTGGGACCGTCTGGAGCGCAACGAGTTCGCGCACGAGGTCCAGCAGGCCATGAACGACGTCTTCCCTGAGGACCCACCGCAGTTCATGGCGCGCGTCCCGCACGGTTACCACGACCTGGCCATCATCGCCCGGGACCTGGCGGGGGGAGGGTTCGAGCGAGAACCTGAATTCGTCACCGTAAGCGAATCCAGTCACGCGGACTCGCCACGCTGGCCAGCCGTGGCCTTCTGTCAGGGCACGCCCCTGCGAGGCGAGATAGAGGCGCGCGGTCCCGGCTGCCTGGTTGAGGCCACAGACGCGGCCACCGCCGCCCTGACTCGCCGTTTCGGTCCGGGACCCCTCCAGGGATGGATGCAGGCTGTGCTGGTCAGCGCCACGCGGTAG
- a CDS encoding GAF domain-containing protein, whose amino-acid sequence MSVPHHSAAAHALAYLASVPTTSPHPTWTVTLGGELVTANAALQDYLGLSLDDLRQGQLIAATYPEDRAQLRQGDMDQPRRLRLRRHDGQYRWFQMRGLALMDAEGQQGWLVAGVDIQPAPDAAETADLTQLQMIVDGSSDCIKVLDLEGQLLSMNAGGMSVMEVDDFTTCRLAYWPSFWEGDLRAVVERAVQGARAGRTASFEGPARTMKGRLRHWEVTVSPVHAPDGQVRRLLAVSRDITQRQRQQSLLTRQAELLERVVTDTPTPVLLGELARLIEDHTGDLSCRILRVDAGHLHLITPSPGEPLGLQAEPSGWEAAALLGTPVTATDQPDDEVWAAHQDWAAPRGLRAVHTRPVFGPNGAVQGVIGVYGREVRPLSADEEQVLTVAVRLTQLLFTRERSAALLGEQADTLRTLSGVHEVVSAELNLGQLMQAVIDAGVNLTGAQFGTFSYTTVNDRQDREILSAHSGVPRGALSAFPIPRTAEFGPTFPAEGVIHVADLTGDARDSRSAPDHSRPDGDLPVRSYLTVPVRSRSGELLGRLTFGHATPGVFSDRSEQLAVGLAAQTAVALDNAKLYGQLQHSHAQLERRVQERTRELEAQAASLDAFTAFTEAVGTETDVLTLARQALAVLRTRFPHDTIGYYEPEGDLWKLRAWTDDLTGDVLSALRAGLPASTPMITRTLDARTASFTDAWDATRERIDRTEVYTAVGAYPLLVDDAVQGILSIGRTGTTAWADRDRALFSAVGRGFSLALERAARTQQIEVQRDTVAARSRALEAFALLTRDLALDVDPLTLVRRAQEILMSLLPDGYTLYWQPEGGLWINRSQVGSLGHPELQLVVDAGLPRGAALTLDQCWTTEQSVFQDRYAQGADTDEAVVTHVQAAAMLPIRVNGHMHGMVGVGLFETREWTLTDKGVLDTVARSLSLALEGAESAQALKDRTQELERSNAELEKFAYVASHDLQEPLRTITSFSELVQRRYSQNLDERGRTYLNLVTQGAQRMKVLIDDLLVFSRLNAVREPHVTLPLGAPLDEALARLHAAAAESGAVVTQDELPRVTGDRSELTQLFQNLIGNAIKFRRANVPPAIHVTAERDGPGWHVTVQDNGIGFEPEYAERMFQMFQRLHLRDQFEGNGMGLAIVRKIAEHHGGRVWATSEPGQGSAFHFTLPAALE is encoded by the coding sequence GTGTCCGTCCCGCACCACAGTGCAGCTGCTCACGCACTGGCGTATCTGGCCAGCGTGCCCACCACCTCTCCCCATCCCACGTGGACGGTGACCCTCGGCGGGGAGCTCGTGACGGCCAACGCGGCCCTTCAGGACTACCTCGGCCTGTCCCTGGACGATCTGCGTCAGGGGCAGCTGATCGCAGCCACGTATCCGGAGGACCGCGCCCAGTTGCGTCAGGGGGACATGGACCAGCCGAGGAGACTGCGACTGCGCAGGCATGACGGCCAGTACCGGTGGTTTCAGATGCGCGGCCTGGCCCTGATGGACGCGGAGGGGCAGCAGGGGTGGCTGGTGGCGGGCGTGGACATCCAGCCCGCCCCGGACGCAGCGGAGACGGCGGACCTGACGCAGTTGCAGATGATCGTCGATGGCAGCAGTGACTGCATCAAGGTGCTCGACCTCGAGGGGCAGCTGCTCAGCATGAACGCCGGTGGGATGAGCGTGATGGAGGTGGATGACTTCACCACCTGCCGGCTGGCCTACTGGCCCAGCTTCTGGGAGGGGGACCTGCGCGCCGTGGTGGAGCGGGCGGTTCAGGGCGCGCGCGCAGGCCGCACCGCCTCCTTTGAAGGACCGGCCCGCACGATGAAAGGTCGGCTGCGGCACTGGGAGGTGACGGTCAGTCCGGTCCACGCCCCGGACGGGCAGGTGCGCCGCCTGCTGGCCGTGTCCCGGGACATCACGCAGCGCCAGCGGCAGCAGAGCCTCCTGACCCGGCAGGCCGAGCTGCTTGAGCGTGTGGTCACGGACACGCCCACGCCGGTCCTCCTCGGGGAGCTCGCCCGGTTGATCGAGGACCACACCGGTGACCTCAGCTGCCGGATCCTGCGCGTGGACGCGGGCCACCTGCACCTGATCACCCCCTCACCGGGGGAGCCTCTGGGCCTCCAGGCTGAACCGAGTGGGTGGGAGGCCGCAGCGCTGCTCGGCACGCCGGTCACCGCCACCGATCAGCCTGACGATGAGGTCTGGGCCGCGCATCAGGACTGGGCGGCCCCTCGGGGTCTACGCGCGGTGCACACGCGACCGGTGTTCGGCCCCAACGGCGCTGTGCAGGGAGTCATCGGCGTGTACGGCCGGGAGGTGCGCCCGCTCAGTGCCGATGAGGAGCAGGTGCTGACCGTGGCCGTGCGCCTCACGCAACTGCTGTTCACCCGCGAGCGGAGCGCCGCCCTGCTGGGCGAGCAGGCCGACACGCTCAGAACACTCAGTGGCGTTCATGAGGTCGTGTCGGCCGAACTGAACCTCGGTCAGCTCATGCAGGCCGTCATCGACGCGGGCGTGAACCTGACCGGCGCGCAGTTCGGCACGTTCTCCTACACCACCGTGAACGACCGGCAGGACCGCGAGATCCTCTCCGCCCACTCGGGCGTACCGCGCGGGGCCCTCTCCGCCTTCCCCATCCCGCGCACTGCCGAGTTCGGGCCGACATTCCCGGCTGAAGGCGTGATTCACGTGGCCGATCTCACCGGGGACGCCCGCGACAGCCGCAGCGCGCCCGACCACAGCAGACCGGACGGCGACCTCCCGGTCCGCAGTTACCTCACCGTGCCCGTCCGGTCCCGTTCCGGGGAGCTATTGGGCCGCCTGACGTTCGGCCACGCCACGCCGGGCGTGTTCAGTGACCGCTCCGAGCAGCTGGCCGTTGGCCTGGCGGCCCAGACGGCCGTGGCCCTCGACAACGCCAAGCTGTACGGGCAGTTGCAGCACAGTCACGCCCAGCTGGAACGCCGCGTGCAGGAACGCACCCGGGAACTCGAAGCTCAGGCCGCGTCCCTGGACGCCTTCACCGCCTTCACAGAAGCTGTGGGGACCGAAACGGACGTCCTCACCCTGGCCCGGCAGGCCCTCGCGGTTCTGCGCACGCGATTCCCGCACGACACCATCGGGTACTACGAACCGGAAGGCGACCTCTGGAAGCTGCGGGCGTGGACCGACGACCTGACCGGTGACGTCCTGAGCGCGTTACGGGCGGGCCTGCCTGCCAGCACACCCATGATCACCCGGACGCTCGACGCGCGGACCGCGTCCTTCACCGACGCCTGGGACGCCACCCGGGAACGCATTGACCGCACGGAGGTCTACACCGCGGTCGGCGCGTACCCCCTCCTGGTGGACGACGCGGTCCAGGGCATCCTCTCGATCGGCCGGACCGGCACGACCGCGTGGGCCGACCGGGACAGAGCCCTGTTCAGCGCCGTCGGCCGCGGGTTCAGTCTGGCGCTGGAGCGCGCCGCGCGCACCCAGCAGATCGAGGTGCAGCGCGACACGGTGGCGGCCCGGTCCAGGGCCCTCGAAGCGTTCGCGCTGCTGACGCGGGACCTGGCGCTTGATGTGGACCCGCTCACCCTGGTCCGCCGGGCGCAGGAGATCCTCATGTCGCTCCTCCCGGACGGCTACACCCTGTACTGGCAGCCCGAGGGGGGCCTCTGGATCAACCGCTCCCAGGTGGGCTCGCTCGGGCACCCGGAGCTGCAACTGGTGGTGGACGCCGGCCTGCCACGCGGCGCGGCACTGACCCTGGATCAGTGCTGGACCACCGAGCAGTCGGTGTTCCAGGACCGCTACGCCCAGGGGGCGGACACGGACGAGGCGGTGGTGACGCACGTCCAGGCGGCGGCCATGCTGCCCATCCGCGTGAACGGGCACATGCACGGCATGGTGGGCGTTGGCCTGTTCGAGACGCGCGAGTGGACACTTACCGACAAGGGCGTCCTGGACACTGTGGCGCGCAGCCTGAGCCTGGCGCTGGAAGGCGCCGAGAGCGCCCAGGCGCTGAAAGACCGCACGCAGGAACTGGAGCGCAGCAACGCCGAGCTCGAGAAGTTCGCCTACGTCGCCAGTCATGACCTTCAGGAGCCCCTGCGGACCATCACCAGCTTCTCGGAACTGGTCCAGCGGCGCTACAGCCAGAACCTGGACGAGCGGGGCCGCACGTACCTGAATCTGGTCACGCAGGGGGCCCAGCGCATGAAGGTCCTGATTGACGACCTGCTGGTCTTCTCCCGCCTGAACGCGGTCCGCGAACCGCACGTGACCCTGCCGCTCGGCGCGCCGCTGGACGAGGCGCTGGCGCGCCTGCATGCAGCGGCAGCGGAGAGTGGCGCCGTGGTGACGCAGGACGAGCTGCCGCGCGTGACGGGTGACCGCTCGGAACTCACGCAGCTGTTCCAGAACCTGATCGGGAACGCCATCAAGTTCCGGCGGGCGAACGTCCCCCCGGCCATTCACGTGACCGCCGAGCGGGACGGGCCGGGATGGCACGTCACGGTGCAGGACAACGGCATTGGATTCGAACCCGAGTACGCCGAGCGGATGTTCCAGATGTTCCAGAGACTCCACCTGCGAGATCAGTTCGAGGGCAACGGCATGGGCCTGGCCATTGTCCGCAAGATTGCCGAGCATCACGGGGGACGCGTCTGGGCGACCTCGGAGCCCGGTCAGGGCAGCGCCTTTCACTTCACCCTGCCTGCCGCGCTGGAATGA
- a CDS encoding DUF11 domain-containing protein, whose protein sequence is MQDADINAAGGNLTNSNVTTYGDGSTGRGYTALNNAGRYEFAVVTAVNGTTLTLRDPLQYSYRTEPAGTTARRSFQVIRVPQLSSVTLTSSVAPPVWNGETGGVLVLDAAGTINLNGQTISADAAGFRGGGSFLGGSLTGQGVSDYANTYVTTNSRGAMKGEGVAGTPTLVRGATVSNGYSGVSAGLAASDLGYPNAFVVARGAPGNAGGGGTQHNAGGGGGGGVGMGGKGGYSYGTYSTSNSGSCRVLTSGGTTYYSCGGDGSRDVGGLGGVGITPDATRLIVGGGGGAGDSNNSSDNPGTAQNSGGTGGGAVFIRAQALTGTGLISANGQDAQSAGRDAAGGGGAGGVIALALGAGTVNASLQVRGGAGANSGLPLRGGETQGTGGGGGGGAVLLATGVSVSSANVTGGGAGVNTPNTGISNTYGSQAGDGGKGQLVYDNAQAPLPGQCVPLLTVEKKTSTPTRFVNSTVATYTLTVRNAAGRSAAQNVTVRDPALPPAFAYGSTSAVDLLNGATRTVTTNPAPGQTSPSWPTFVLPGGSSVTLTFDATLTSPAPGTYQNAADALYLDPARTTTTGTLTATYDSASSAAEDITVYTLPQVNLEKWVRNVTRTGAFQKVSSGYPGDVVEYCINFVNVGGYAANGFTLVDSTPANTTIQLGAYGAGQGVRLSPTPVTGTSTQSPTGTNLTSAADTDAGTLDGTGLRYVTNLAVGANGSVCFQAKIN, encoded by the coding sequence ATGCAGGATGCCGACATCAACGCGGCGGGCGGTAACCTCACGAACAGCAACGTCACCACGTACGGCGATGGCAGCACCGGACGGGGCTACACCGCGCTGAACAACGCGGGCCGATACGAGTTCGCGGTGGTGACGGCTGTGAACGGCACGACCCTCACGCTGCGTGATCCCCTTCAGTACAGTTACCGGACCGAGCCCGCCGGTACCACGGCGCGGCGAAGCTTCCAGGTGATCCGGGTCCCGCAGCTGTCCAGTGTGACCCTGACCTCATCTGTCGCGCCGCCCGTCTGGAACGGTGAAACGGGCGGCGTCCTGGTGCTGGACGCGGCAGGCACCATCAATCTGAACGGACAGACGATCAGCGCCGACGCGGCCGGGTTCCGGGGCGGCGGGAGCTTTCTGGGTGGTTCGCTGACTGGACAGGGCGTCAGCGATTACGCCAATACCTACGTGACTACAAACTCGCGCGGGGCGATGAAGGGCGAAGGTGTCGCCGGCACACCCACGCTGGTTCGGGGCGCCACGGTGTCGAACGGTTACTCCGGGGTGTCGGCCGGTCTGGCCGCCAGTGACCTGGGGTACCCGAACGCCTTCGTGGTGGCCCGCGGCGCGCCCGGCAATGCTGGTGGGGGCGGCACGCAGCACAACGCGGGCGGCGGCGGGGGCGGTGGCGTCGGCATGGGCGGGAAAGGCGGGTACTCGTATGGCACGTACTCGACATCCAACTCGGGCTCCTGCCGGGTGCTGACCTCTGGCGGCACCACCTACTACTCCTGCGGCGGTGACGGCTCGCGGGACGTGGGCGGCCTGGGCGGCGTGGGGATCACGCCGGACGCCACCCGACTGATTGTCGGTGGTGGGGGCGGCGCAGGGGACAGCAACAACTCGTCCGATAATCCGGGGACCGCCCAGAACAGTGGGGGAACAGGCGGCGGCGCAGTCTTCATTCGAGCGCAGGCGTTAACAGGGACAGGGCTGATCAGCGCGAATGGTCAGGATGCGCAGTCCGCTGGACGCGACGCCGCCGGTGGGGGCGGAGCCGGCGGCGTGATTGCGCTGGCGCTCGGCGCCGGAACCGTGAATGCCTCTCTACAGGTTCGCGGCGGCGCGGGTGCCAACTCTGGCCTGCCGCTGCGGGGCGGTGAGACGCAGGGCACCGGTGGTGGCGGCGGCGGCGGCGCGGTTCTGCTGGCCACCGGGGTAAGTGTCAGCAGCGCCAACGTGACGGGAGGAGGAGCAGGCGTGAACACGCCCAACACGGGGATCAGCAACACCTACGGCTCACAGGCAGGCGACGGCGGCAAGGGACAGCTGGTCTACGACAACGCTCAGGCCCCACTGCCCGGACAGTGCGTGCCCCTGCTCACCGTCGAGAAAAAGACCTCAACGCCGACCCGCTTCGTGAACAGTACGGTCGCCACGTACACCCTGACGGTCCGCAACGCGGCGGGTCGCAGCGCGGCGCAGAATGTCACGGTGCGGGATCCGGCGCTGCCGCCCGCCTTCGCCTACGGCTCGACCAGCGCTGTTGACCTCCTGAACGGCGCGACCCGGACCGTGACAACCAATCCGGCCCCAGGGCAGACCAGCCCGAGCTGGCCCACCTTCGTCCTGCCGGGCGGCAGCAGCGTCACGCTGACCTTCGACGCCACACTCACCAGTCCCGCCCCTGGCACCTACCAGAACGCAGCGGACGCACTCTACCTGGATCCAGCCCGGACGACCACGACCGGAACTCTGACGGCCACCTACGATTCGGCCAGCAGCGCAGCGGAGGACATCACGGTGTACACGCTCCCCCAGGTGAACTTGGAGAAATGGGTGCGGAATGTGACCCGGACCGGCGCCTTCCAGAAGGTCAGCAGCGGCTACCCCGGTGACGTCGTGGAATATTGCATCAATTTCGTGAACGTGGGCGGGTACGCGGCTAATGGATTCACTTTGGTAGACAGCACCCCCGCAAACACCACCATTCAGCTCGGTGCCTACGGGGCCGGTCAGGGCGTCCGTCTGTCACCGACACCGGTGACGGGCACAAGCACCCAGTCCCCTACAGGAACAAACCTGACGTCCGCTGCGGATACCGATGCTGGAACGCTGGACGGCACAGGCCTGCGGTACGTCACGAATCTGGCGGTCGGAGCGAACGGGAGCGTCTGCTTCCAGGCGAAGATCAATTAA
- a CDS encoding AAA family ATPase, whose translation MPGSVLVHLNLLGRPTVTVNGQVHPLERKAAALCAYLCLEGQTPRARLAGLLWPDVPERTARTNLRQTVWRLRALAGPAVLTGAADLHLGPDVQCDVAAFEWRAFHGQQGVTWPGDLLDGQDLSDCPDVAEWLRVHRERQQALHRAALWEEIHAAQGAGEMRRALALTGDLLSLEPLSEAAYRQRMTLHAALGERHAALEAFRTCETLLWQELRVPPLPETRALADLIGGAAPAGLSPEPLPAGPWQAPLAGRAQEWAMLDRLVETCSVVVVSGPPGVGKTRLLGEVLRTRGPVLTLTAQPGDEDVPYRALSRWLKLLLKWQGPRLVERWVQAELSSVLPGVWPGAARTEPPSSPQAQRRFLEAVTHLTVQAVAAAGQGGLRSVLLDDVQWLDDLSWQAWLFVAAQPAWLDLRVPVGMTVRDEEWVPDRRAALTRLAEARQAGLVQLGPLDGEGVQALTGAFLRHAGAPQSAPLGEALWRHTGGHPLFVLETLRTLSDQRALPGPAAQLAALPVPVQLLPTLQRRLGHVSLPALRLAQLAAVAGPEFSVALAAHLLGRHPLDLVAPWAELEATQLMNQSGFTHDLILQAALTGLPQPIRAALHADVATYLESLVDDAPSAERVARHWEAAGRPERSAPHWLSAGWLALNVGAWVDAAQQFQRVLRTHPEPEVRAEALLGRGLALRGSDPEAAEDALRLGVQAGPGPRLAARLHAALAELYRLRGRLPDALAQIEQATALAPALPAAEQADLWRTRFAVLLRAGRRAEAEAAIRAAQGLAPERGELINEHALLLWTAGRFVEAAALYEEFHRQVTLAGQGVPTWYAWNLGWTYWSLGRLSEAEALLSAADPETDSPFETAVRLAHLATVSISQGRAHKAQAELAAAAPVLSAYPPHQLDVVHRQGGLWLRLNRFEEAVAVMAPALPLAQEVGDPVRLSLLLSALVYAARMQEHPAVTQWAAQAQALADGLNYPLTLVLTLQARAEVAALDGQAALALALTDTAVDLSRETDMAEFLARSLVLRASLPGAPNSAADLREAAALAHDRGMLEVEYRAVRALAASGGPWTVQAEQLAAVLREQVPAELLTQFI comes from the coding sequence GTGCCCGGTTCCGTCCTCGTTCACCTGAATCTGCTGGGACGTCCGACGGTCACCGTGAATGGGCAGGTGCACCCCCTTGAGCGTAAGGCGGCGGCGCTGTGCGCCTACTTGTGCCTGGAGGGCCAGACGCCGCGGGCCAGACTGGCCGGGCTGCTGTGGCCGGATGTGCCGGAGCGGACGGCCCGCACCAATCTGCGGCAGACGGTCTGGCGGCTCCGGGCGCTGGCTGGCCCGGCGGTGCTGACCGGAGCGGCGGACCTGCACCTGGGGCCGGACGTGCAGTGTGACGTGGCGGCGTTCGAGTGGCGGGCGTTTCATGGGCAGCAGGGGGTGACCTGGCCTGGTGATCTGCTGGATGGTCAGGACCTGAGTGACTGCCCGGACGTGGCCGAGTGGCTGCGGGTGCACCGCGAGCGGCAGCAGGCGCTGCACCGCGCGGCCCTGTGGGAGGAGATTCACGCGGCGCAGGGCGCCGGGGAGATGCGGCGGGCGCTGGCGTTGACCGGGGACCTTCTGAGCCTGGAGCCCCTGTCGGAAGCGGCGTACCGGCAGCGCATGACCCTGCACGCGGCCCTGGGGGAAAGGCACGCCGCGCTGGAGGCCTTCCGGACGTGTGAGACGCTGCTGTGGCAGGAGTTGCGGGTGCCGCCCCTGCCGGAAACGCGGGCGCTGGCGGACCTGATCGGGGGCGCCGCGCCGGCCGGTCTGAGTCCGGAGCCGCTGCCGGCCGGGCCGTGGCAGGCGCCGCTGGCGGGCCGCGCGCAGGAGTGGGCGATGCTGGACCGGCTGGTCGAGACGTGCAGCGTGGTGGTCGTCAGTGGGCCGCCCGGCGTGGGGAAGACCAGGCTGTTGGGTGAGGTGCTCCGGACTCGGGGGCCGGTCCTGACGCTGACGGCGCAGCCCGGAGATGAGGACGTGCCGTACCGGGCGCTCAGCCGGTGGCTGAAGCTCCTGCTGAAGTGGCAGGGTCCGCGGCTGGTGGAGCGCTGGGTGCAGGCGGAGCTGAGTTCCGTGCTGCCTGGCGTGTGGCCGGGGGCCGCGCGGACGGAGCCGCCGAGCTCGCCGCAGGCGCAGCGCCGGTTCCTGGAGGCCGTGACGCACCTGACGGTGCAGGCCGTGGCGGCGGCCGGTCAGGGGGGGCTGCGGAGCGTGCTGCTGGATGACGTGCAGTGGCTGGATGACCTGAGCTGGCAGGCGTGGCTGTTCGTGGCGGCGCAGCCGGCCTGGCTGGACCTGCGGGTGCCGGTGGGTATGACCGTGCGCGACGAGGAGTGGGTGCCGGACCGGCGGGCGGCGCTGACGCGGCTGGCTGAGGCGCGTCAGGCGGGTCTGGTGCAGTTGGGGCCGCTGGACGGTGAGGGGGTGCAGGCCCTGACCGGGGCGTTCCTCCGTCACGCTGGGGCGCCGCAGAGTGCGCCGCTGGGGGAGGCGCTGTGGCGTCACACGGGCGGGCACCCGCTGTTCGTTCTGGAGACCCTGCGGACGCTCTCGGACCAGCGGGCCCTGCCGGGACCGGCGGCCCAGCTGGCGGCGCTGCCGGTGCCGGTTCAGCTGCTGCCGACCCTGCAGCGCCGGCTTGGTCACGTGTCCCTGCCGGCGCTGCGGCTGGCGCAGCTGGCGGCCGTGGCGGGTCCGGAGTTCAGTGTGGCCCTGGCGGCTCATCTGCTGGGGCGTCACCCGCTGGATCTGGTGGCGCCCTGGGCGGAACTGGAGGCGACTCAGCTCATGAACCAGTCCGGGTTCACGCACGACCTGATCCTGCAGGCGGCCCTGACTGGCCTGCCCCAGCCCATCCGGGCGGCGCTGCATGCGGATGTGGCGACGTACCTGGAGTCCCTCGTGGACGACGCGCCGTCCGCGGAGCGCGTGGCGCGGCACTGGGAGGCGGCCGGGCGGCCAGAACGCAGCGCGCCGCACTGGCTGAGCGCCGGGTGGCTGGCCCTGAACGTCGGCGCCTGGGTGGACGCCGCGCAGCAGTTCCAGCGGGTGCTGCGGACCCACCCGGAGCCCGAGGTGCGCGCTGAGGCGCTGCTGGGGCGGGGGCTGGCGCTGCGCGGCAGTGACCCCGAGGCGGCAGAGGACGCGCTGCGCCTGGGCGTGCAGGCTGGGCCGGGGCCCCGGCTCGCGGCGCGCCTGCACGCCGCGCTGGCCGAACTGTACCGCCTGCGCGGGCGACTGCCGGACGCACTGGCGCAGATCGAGCAGGCCACGGCGCTGGCGCCCGCGCTGCCGGCGGCGGAGCAGGCGGACCTGTGGCGCACCCGCTTTGCTGTGCTGCTGCGTGCGGGGCGGCGGGCAGAGGCGGAAGCGGCGATCCGGGCGGCGCAGGGGCTTGCGCCGGAACGGGGCGAACTGATCAACGAGCATGCCCTGCTGCTCTGGACCGCCGGGCGTTTCGTGGAGGCCGCGGCACTGTACGAGGAATTCCACCGGCAGGTCACGCTGGCTGGCCAGGGCGTGCCGACGTGGTATGCGTGGAACCTCGGCTGGACATACTGGTCGCTGGGCCGGCTGTCAGAGGCCGAGGCGCTGCTCAGCGCCGCTGATCCCGAGACGGATTCGCCGTTCGAGACGGCGGTGCGGCTGGCGCATCTGGCCACGGTGTCGATCAGTCAGGGGCGCGCGCATAAGGCGCAGGCCGAGCTGGCAGCGGCTGCGCCGGTCCTCAGCGCCTACCCACCGCACCAGCTGGACGTCGTGCACCGGCAGGGTGGGCTCTGGCTGCGCCTGAACCGATTCGAGGAGGCGGTGGCGGTCATGGCGCCCGCCCTGCCGCTGGCGCAGGAGGTGGGGGATCCGGTGCGGTTGTCGCTGCTGCTGTCGGCCCTGGTGTATGCCGCCCGGATGCAGGAGCATCCCGCCGTGACGCAGTGGGCGGCGCAGGCGCAGGCGCTGGCGGACGGCCTGAACTATCCCCTGACCCTGGTGCTGACCCTGCAGGCCCGGGCGGAGGTCGCGGCGCTGGATGGGCAGGCGGCCCTGGCTCTGGCCCTGACGGACACCGCCGTGGACCTGTCGCGTGAGACTGACATGGCCGAGTTCCTGGCGCGCAGTCTGGTGCTGCGCGCGTCCCTGCCGGGTGCCCCGAACAGCGCGGCCGACCTGCGGGAGGCGGCCGCGCTGGCCCACGACCGGGGCATGCTGGAGGTCGAGTACCGCGCCGTGCGTGCCCTGGCCGCGTCCGGTGGCCCCTGGACGGTGCAGGCGGAGCAGCTGGCCGCGGTCCTGCGGGAGCAGGTCCCAGCAGAGCTGCTGACGCAATTCATCTGA